The following coding sequences lie in one Mycobacterium gordonae genomic window:
- a CDS encoding TetR/AcrR family transcriptional regulator — MKADQSTLDKIPGAGRPRDPRIDSAILAATAELLVSIGYSNLSLAAVAERAGTTKSALYRRWSSKAELVHEAAFPVAPTALVAPAGDFAADIRMMIEATRDVFTTPVVRAALPGLVADMTADPELNARVMSRFAGLFAEVRTRLREAIDRGQAHPDVDPGRLIELIGGATMLRMMLYPDQKLDDAWVEQTAAIVVHGVTR, encoded by the coding sequence ATGAAAGCAGACCAGTCCACCCTTGACAAGATCCCCGGCGCCGGGCGGCCGCGAGATCCACGCATCGACTCTGCCATCCTGGCGGCGACCGCGGAACTGCTCGTCAGCATCGGATATTCGAATCTCAGTCTGGCCGCGGTCGCCGAGCGGGCCGGAACGACCAAGTCGGCGCTGTATCGAAGGTGGTCCAGCAAGGCCGAGTTGGTGCATGAGGCGGCCTTCCCGGTGGCCCCGACGGCTTTGGTGGCCCCAGCTGGTGATTTCGCCGCCGACATCCGGATGATGATCGAGGCCACCCGCGACGTGTTCACCACCCCGGTGGTGCGCGCGGCGTTGCCCGGACTGGTGGCCGACATGACCGCCGACCCCGAACTGAATGCGCGGGTGATGTCTCGTTTTGCCGGTTTGTTCGCCGAGGTGCGGACACGGCTGCGTGAGGCGATCGACCGCGGGCAGGCGCATCCCGACGTCGACCCAGGTCGCCTCATCGAATTGATCGGAGGCGCCACGATGCTGCGGATGATGCTGTACCCGGACCAGAAGCTGGACGACGCCTGGGTGGAGCAGACCGCGGCCATCGTGGTGCACGGAGTGACCCGTTGA
- a CDS encoding PPE family protein: MSFFMLPPEINSIRMFAGAGPAPMLEAALAWDGLAQELATAAQSFRSVTSGLAGQAWQGTAAEKMVAAATPYAGLLSKSAIRAASASTAAKAVVSAFEAARAATVHPQAVSANRNAFVRLVIGNLFGQNAPAIAAAESVYEEFWAADVAAMVSYHGGASAAAAALSSWGSALAAMPGLGQAAAAAAAIPDVNTGVGNIGSWNFGGGNNGFLNLGNGNTGNVNLGGGNVGNLNLGSGNFGSFNLGIGNTGYTNLGLGNAGRLNVGFGHLGSGNAGFGNIGNSNLGSGNLGTLNFGSGNLGSFNLGSGNVGSSNIGLANNGNFNFGFGNHGNNNIGFGLTGDNQIGIGALNSGTGNIGFGNSGNNNVGFFNSGNGNSGFFNSGDGNFGFGNAGGGNTGFWNAGDTNTGFGNAGLTNFGFGNSGNLNAGLGNSGGLNMGSGNTGFHNAGSFNSGDYNTGLSNSGGLNTGLGNSGNTNTGLLNSGDFNTGVGSAITPAGATGSGIGNTGFNSSGFYNTANFSSGFQNSDAGVGATLMSGFNNSAASATGWYNTGQVTVGILNSGNLSAGISVAGVGSSGINIPGNTSSGFFNQGNNQSGFFGPAATVSLLALGPLAPALASLPAAPAIGVALPDINTGPGNLGSWNLGGGNDGDFNLGIGNIGNVNLGGGNLGNLNLGGGNWGSYNLGGGNVGYTNLGGGNYFGNLNFGGGNYVGNGNFGFGNHFGDGNFGSGNSGSGNIGSGNLGSFNLGSGNLGTSNFGFGNKGSFNFGFGNSGNNNIGFGLTGDNQFGIGALNAGTGNVGFGNSGNNNVGFFNSGDGNFGFFNSGNTNTGFGNAGNVNTGSWNGGSLNTGIGNGGFTNVGIGNGGFNNVGAGNAGTNNMGSFNAGYANTGDFNSGGIAGGLGGNTGSFNAGSLNTGFGNSGDLNTGLLNAGDVNTAIASATDQPGTVSGFGHVAGATSVSGFNNSGDTLSGFQNVKTGGFSPISGFGNNGTELVGFNNIGAANVGFGNTGSFSAGFNVAGKFSSGIGVSGDASSGISNSGNSSSGFFNKGDDQSGFFDQT, encoded by the coding sequence ATGAGTTTCTTTATGTTGCCGCCGGAGATCAATTCGATCCGCATGTTCGCGGGTGCGGGTCCGGCGCCGATGCTTGAGGCGGCGCTGGCCTGGGACGGATTGGCGCAGGAGTTGGCTACCGCCGCGCAGTCGTTCCGGTCGGTCACATCCGGTTTGGCTGGTCAGGCGTGGCAGGGCACCGCAGCGGAGAAGATGGTTGCAGCCGCCACCCCGTACGCCGGGTTGCTGAGCAAGTCGGCGATACGTGCCGCATCGGCGTCGACCGCCGCCAAGGCGGTGGTCAGTGCGTTCGAGGCGGCCCGGGCGGCGACGGTGCACCCACAGGCTGTATCGGCGAACCGAAATGCGTTCGTGCGGTTGGTAATCGGCAATCTGTTCGGTCAGAATGCTCCGGCGATCGCGGCCGCCGAGAGTGTCTATGAAGAGTTCTGGGCCGCTGACGTGGCGGCGATGGTGAGCTATCACGGCGGGGCGTCGGCCGCGGCCGCGGCGTTGTCGTCGTGGGGCAGTGCATTGGCCGCGATGCCCGGTTTGGGTCAGGCCGCGGCCGCCGCGGCCGCGATTCCCGACGTGAACACCGGCGTCGGGAACATCGGGTCGTGGAATTTCGGTGGTGGCAACAACGGATTCCTGAACCTCGGTAACGGCAACACCGGGAACGTGAACCTGGGTGGCGGCAACGTGGGCAACCTGAACCTGGGTAGCGGCAACTTCGGCTCCTTCAATCTGGGTATTGGAAACACGGGCTACACCAACCTCGGCCTCGGGAATGCGGGTCGGCTGAACGTGGGATTCGGCCATTTGGGGAGCGGCAACGCCGGCTTCGGCAATATCGGAAACAGCAACCTCGGCAGTGGCAACCTCGGCACCCTGAACTTCGGCAGTGGAAATCTAGGCTCGTTCAACCTGGGCAGCGGCAACGTGGGATCGTCCAACATCGGTTTGGCCAACAACGGCAACTTCAACTTCGGCTTCGGGAACCACGGCAACAACAACATCGGGTTCGGGCTGACCGGAGACAATCAGATCGGTATCGGCGCGCTGAACTCCGGAACCGGCAATATCGGCTTCGGAAACTCGGGCAACAACAACGTCGGCTTCTTCAACTCCGGCAACGGCAACTCCGGCTTCTTCAACTCCGGCGACGGAAACTTCGGATTCGGCAACGCGGGAGGCGGCAACACCGGATTCTGGAATGCGGGTGACACCAACACCGGCTTTGGCAACGCCGGTTTGACAAACTTTGGATTCGGAAACTCGGGGAATCTCAACGCGGGCCTCGGGAATTCCGGTGGATTGAACATGGGCTCGGGGAACACGGGCTTCCACAACGCCGGATCTTTCAACTCCGGTGACTACAACACCGGTCTGTCGAACAGCGGTGGTCTCAATACCGGCCTGGGCAATTCCGGCAACACCAACACCGGCTTGCTGAATTCGGGCGACTTCAACACCGGTGTCGGCAGTGCGATCACGCCGGCAGGAGCGACGGGCTCCGGTATCGGCAACACGGGATTCAACAGCTCCGGGTTTTACAACACGGCCAACTTCTCGTCCGGTTTCCAGAACTCCGACGCCGGCGTAGGAGCCACGTTGATGTCCGGTTTCAATAACTCGGCCGCGTCGGCGACCGGGTGGTACAACACCGGTCAGGTTACGGTCGGGATTCTGAACTCGGGCAACCTCAGCGCCGGTATTTCGGTTGCGGGAGTGGGTAGCTCGGGTATCAACATTCCAGGTAACACGAGCTCCGGTTTCTTCAACCAGGGCAACAACCAATCCGGCTTTTTCGGCCCGGCGGCCACCGTTTCCTTGCTCGCCTTGGGACCGTTGGCCCCAGCCCTCGCGTCATTGCCCGCAGCACCCGCTATCGGCGTGGCACTGCCCGACATCAACACCGGCCCGGGCAATCTGGGCAGTTGGAACCTCGGCGGAGGAAACGACGGCGACTTCAACCTGGGCATCGGCAACATCGGAAACGTGAACCTGGGTGGCGGTAACCTCGGAAATCTCAACCTGGGCGGCGGCAACTGGGGCTCCTACAACCTGGGCGGCGGCAACGTCGGCTACACCAACCTGGGTGGTGGCAACTACTTCGGGAACCTGAACTTCGGCGGCGGGAACTATGTCGGCAACGGGAATTTCGGTTTCGGCAACCACTTCGGTGACGGAAACTTCGGCAGCGGAAACTCGGGCAGTGGAAACATCGGTAGCGGCAATCTCGGCTCGTTCAACCTCGGCAGCGGCAACCTGGGTACCTCCAACTTCGGGTTCGGCAACAAGGGCAGCTTCAACTTCGGGTTCGGCAACAGCGGCAACAACAACATCGGCTTCGGACTCACCGGTGACAACCAGTTCGGCATCGGGGCATTGAACGCCGGCACCGGCAATGTCGGCTTCGGCAACTCCGGCAACAACAACGTCGGCTTCTTCAACTCCGGTGACGGGAACTTCGGCTTCTTCAACTCCGGCAACACCAACACCGGATTCGGCAATGCCGGAAACGTGAACACCGGCTCATGGAACGGGGGCTCGCTGAACACCGGTATCGGCAACGGTGGGTTCACCAACGTCGGGATCGGCAACGGCGGCTTCAACAACGTCGGCGCCGGCAACGCCGGCACGAACAATATGGGGTCCTTCAACGCGGGCTACGCCAATACCGGCGACTTCAACTCGGGTGGCATCGCCGGCGGGCTCGGCGGCAACACAGGATCATTCAACGCAGGCTCTCTGAACACCGGCTTCGGTAACTCCGGCGATCTGAACACCGGCCTGCTCAACGCCGGCGACGTCAATACCGCCATCGCTAGCGCGACCGATCAGCCTGGCACCGTGTCCGGATTCGGACACGTCGCGGGCGCCACCAGCGTCTCGGGTTTCAACAATTCCGGCGACACACTGTCGGGGTTCCAGAACGTCAAAACCGGTGGCTTCTCGCCGATCTCGGGTTTCGGTAACAACGGCACCGAGCTGGTCGGCTTCAACAACATCGGCGCCGCCAACGTCGGATTCGGCAATACCGGATCATTCAGTGCCGGATTCAACGTCGCGGGCAAGTTCAGCTCCGGCATCGGCGTTTCCGGCGACGCGAGCTCGGGCATCTCGAACTCCGGCAATAGCAGTTCCGGGTTCTTCAACAAGGGTGACGACCAGTCGGGGTTCTTCGACCAGACGTGA
- a CDS encoding HNH endonuclease, whose protein sequence is MFELDWFSRVDPAATEAELVARLGQLELVKSAAAAGQARAAAALDAARRAAESAAGVPAAKRGRGVASEVALARHDSPARGGRHLGLAKALVHEMPCTLAALEQGALTEWRATLIVRESACLDLEDRRELDRELCAAADQLAGWGDKRITAAAQKIAYRLDAQAVVDRAAHAVEDRTVTIRPAPDNMTRVNALLPLAQGVGVYAALRRAADTTSDGRTRGQVMADTLVERITATPATTAASIALNVVISDRALLGNDNDPATVEGYGPIPAEVARRWLTAAHADATALTSLRRLYANPTTGALVAMESRARPFPRALAEFINLRDQTCRTPYCDAPIRHRDHITPVAHGGTTTATNGQGLCERCNYAKESPGWRVTTHDANGVHTTEFITPTDARYRSAAPPIYQRIDISEVEDALGIRLIYHHAA, encoded by the coding sequence GTGTTCGAACTCGATTGGTTCTCGCGGGTCGACCCTGCCGCCACCGAGGCGGAACTGGTCGCGCGCCTCGGACAGTTGGAGCTAGTCAAGTCCGCTGCGGCCGCAGGGCAGGCCCGCGCGGCGGCCGCGCTGGATGCGGCCCGGCGCGCGGCGGAGTCGGCGGCGGGGGTACCCGCTGCCAAACGGGGCCGGGGGGTGGCCAGCGAAGTCGCGTTGGCCCGCCACGATTCCCCCGCACGCGGAGGCCGGCACCTGGGATTGGCCAAAGCCCTGGTGCACGAGATGCCCTGCACCCTGGCCGCCCTGGAACAAGGCGCGCTCACCGAATGGCGAGCCACCCTGATCGTGCGCGAATCGGCCTGCCTGGACCTCGAGGACCGCCGCGAGCTGGACCGCGAACTATGCGCCGCGGCAGACCAGCTCGCGGGGTGGGGCGACAAACGCATCACCGCCGCGGCCCAGAAAATCGCCTACCGCCTTGACGCACAAGCCGTGGTCGATCGCGCCGCCCACGCCGTCGAAGACCGCACCGTCACCATCCGCCCGGCTCCGGACAACATGACCCGGGTCAACGCCCTGCTACCCCTGGCCCAGGGCGTCGGGGTCTATGCCGCGCTGCGCCGCGCCGCCGACACCACCTCAGATGGCCGCACCCGCGGCCAGGTCATGGCCGACACCCTGGTCGAGCGCATCACCGCCACCCCGGCCACCACTGCGGCCTCGATCGCCCTGAACGTCGTCATCTCCGACCGCGCCCTGCTCGGCAACGACAACGACCCCGCCACCGTCGAGGGCTACGGCCCCATCCCCGCCGAGGTAGCCCGCCGCTGGCTGACCGCCGCGCACGCCGATGCCACCGCGCTGACCAGCCTGCGCCGCCTCTACGCCAACCCCACCACCGGCGCACTGGTGGCCATGGAATCACGCGCCCGACCCTTCCCCCGCGCGCTGGCCGAGTTCATCAACCTGCGCGACCAAACCTGCCGCACCCCCTACTGCGACGCCCCCATCCGCCACCGCGACCACATCACCCCCGTCGCACACGGCGGCACCACCACCGCCACCAACGGCCAAGGCCTCTGCGAACGCTGCAACTACGCCAAAGAATCACCCGGCTGGCGCGTCACCACCCACGACGCCAACGGCGTACACACCACCGAATTCATCACCCCCACCGACGCCCGCTACCGATCCGCCGCACCACCGATCTACCAACGCATCGACATCAGTGAGGTCGAAGACGCGCTCGGCATCCGACTCATTTACCACCATGCCGCCTGA
- a CDS encoding DUF58 domain-containing protein, producing the protein MITHRPVEIRWRASQLTLTIATCAGVALAAAIMGGRWQLIAFAAPLLGVLCSLSWQSPVPTVQLHAEPDAQRCFENEEARVRVWVTTESGPATVDLTVPPVEGMEMDETETEPGAKTVVAVAKRWGRYHISGRVDVVARGGLLKGTGTIDVADVIVFPLTPPQSTSLPQIELLDRLGAHLTRHIGPGVEYADIRLYVPGDQLRAVNWAVSARRGRLHVTQRLTDRAADVVVLIDTYRQPAGPATTATERVVRGAAQVVQTALRNGDRAGIVALGGNRPRWLGAEIGQRQFYRVLDTVLDAGERFETTTGTLAPRAAVPSGAIVIAFSTLLDTEFALALIDLRKRGHVVVAVDVLDSSPFEGEHDPLVVKMWALQRSGMYRDMATVGVDVLSWPSDRSLEQSMSVLPDRRVRVRGRR; encoded by the coding sequence GTGATCACCCATCGGCCGGTCGAGATCCGCTGGCGGGCATCGCAACTGACGTTGACGATCGCCACCTGCGCCGGGGTGGCGCTGGCGGCCGCGATCATGGGTGGGCGCTGGCAGCTGATCGCGTTCGCCGCGCCGCTGCTCGGGGTGCTGTGCTCGCTCAGCTGGCAATCTCCGGTCCCGACGGTTCAGTTGCACGCGGAACCCGATGCACAACGATGTTTCGAGAATGAAGAAGCGCGGGTGCGGGTTTGGGTGACTACCGAATCCGGGCCGGCCACCGTCGACCTCACGGTGCCGCCCGTCGAGGGGATGGAAATGGACGAAACGGAAACGGAACCCGGCGCGAAAACGGTTGTCGCGGTGGCGAAGAGGTGGGGCCGCTACCACATCAGCGGCCGGGTCGACGTGGTCGCACGTGGCGGGTTGCTCAAGGGGACCGGAACAATCGATGTCGCCGACGTGATCGTGTTTCCCCTGACGCCACCACAATCGACCTCGCTGCCGCAGATCGAGTTGCTCGACCGGCTGGGCGCGCACCTCACCCGCCACATCGGCCCTGGCGTGGAGTACGCCGACATTCGTCTCTATGTACCGGGTGACCAACTGCGCGCGGTGAACTGGGCGGTGAGCGCGCGGCGCGGCCGCCTGCACGTCACGCAGCGATTGACCGACCGCGCCGCCGACGTGGTGGTGCTGATCGACACCTACCGTCAGCCTGCCGGACCCGCGACCACCGCGACAGAACGGGTCGTGCGCGGCGCCGCTCAGGTGGTGCAGACGGCGCTGCGCAACGGCGACCGGGCCGGGATCGTCGCACTCGGCGGCAACCGCCCCCGCTGGCTCGGCGCCGAGATCGGCCAGCGCCAGTTCTATCGGGTGCTGGACACCGTGCTGGATGCCGGCGAGCGGTTTGAAACCACCACCGGCACCCTGGCTCCTCGGGCCGCCGTCCCGTCGGGTGCGATCGTCATCGCCTTCTCGACCCTACTCGACACCGAATTCGCCTTGGCGCTCATCGATTTGCGCAAGCGTGGACACGTCGTGGTCGCAGTGGACGTGCTGGACAGTTCTCCGTTCGAGGGCGAACACGACCCGTTGGTGGTCAAGATGTGGGCGCTGCAGCGCTCGGGGATGTACCGCGACATGGCCACCGTCGGCGTGGACGTGCTGTCCTGGCCGTCGGATCGCTCGCTCGAGCAGTCGATGAGCGTGCTGCCCGATCGCCGGGTGCGGGTTCGGGGCAGGCGCTGA
- a CDS encoding SDR family NAD(P)-dependent oxidoreductase: protein MTAIVTGASRGLGRAIALALAADGEAVAVVGRTEAVWDQRLPGTIGETVSDIEAAGGRAVAVRADLTAHDDIVRLVDEARDALGPITILINNAAFTAPGRPGGTPRTKKATTDKARYPGFISVPLAAYRRHFEIAVFAAYELMQLVSPDMITAGGGSIVNITSVASRLGGGLPGYGGSKAALEHLTGCAALDLADYDIAVNALAPSKPIMTPGLSYYADGFDDESTAEEFAQAALQLARVSPSVVTGRTIGHLQVLDGSFAPFMV, encoded by the coding sequence TTGACCGCCATCGTCACCGGCGCCAGCCGCGGTCTCGGACGGGCGATCGCGCTGGCGCTGGCTGCCGACGGCGAGGCGGTGGCCGTCGTCGGCCGCACCGAGGCCGTCTGGGACCAACGGCTGCCCGGCACCATCGGCGAAACGGTGTCCGACATCGAGGCTGCCGGCGGACGGGCTGTGGCGGTCCGGGCCGACCTGACCGCGCACGACGACATCGTACGGTTGGTCGACGAAGCCCGAGATGCGTTGGGCCCCATCACGATTCTGATCAACAATGCCGCGTTCACCGCGCCAGGGCGCCCCGGTGGCACGCCACGTACCAAGAAAGCCACGACGGACAAGGCCCGGTACCCCGGTTTCATCAGCGTCCCGTTGGCCGCGTACCGGCGGCACTTCGAGATCGCCGTCTTCGCCGCGTACGAACTGATGCAACTGGTCAGCCCCGACATGATCACCGCCGGCGGCGGTTCGATCGTCAACATCACCTCCGTCGCCTCCCGGCTGGGTGGGGGATTGCCCGGGTACGGGGGCTCCAAGGCGGCGCTGGAACACCTCACCGGCTGCGCGGCGCTCGACCTCGCCGACTACGACATCGCGGTCAACGCACTCGCGCCGTCCAAGCCGATCATGACGCCAGGCCTGTCCTACTATGCGGACGGCTTCGACGACGAGAGCACCGCCGAGGAATTCGCGCAGGCGGCACTGCAACTCGCACGCGTGAGCCCGAGCGTGGTGACCGGCCGCACGATCGGACACCTGCAGGTGCTCGATGGCAGCTTCGCGCCGTTCATGGTGTAG
- a CDS encoding DUF4129 domain-containing protein, translated as MFDKPTTRVVALVALLMLAAAALRGYLPAHHGRRIAEEGPSKTALMFLVAAVAATLALLAFSIIARLRDPRTAAPSAGALPEMLGSGSARPSWRVVLIALGVIVAWILVAVLVSRFFAPPQLALDAPQPNSGANGPGTGGAPQPAQPPRHKDTPDMLGSLLAFVPVLLMLFVGGFIVSRRRRRPAVTAAHADGPVESPPLEAASESLVRAAEVGLAEMTDLSREPREAIIACYAAMERELANVPGAVPQEFDTPTEVLARAVEQRALQAQNAVQLVNLFEEARFSPHVMDEGHRETAVRVLELVLDEIAPRSGRAA; from the coding sequence ATGTTCGACAAGCCCACCACCCGGGTGGTGGCCCTGGTCGCGCTGCTGATGCTGGCCGCTGCCGCGCTACGTGGGTATCTCCCCGCGCACCACGGTCGCCGCATCGCCGAGGAGGGCCCCAGCAAGACGGCACTGATGTTCCTGGTCGCTGCGGTCGCGGCCACCCTGGCACTGCTGGCATTCTCGATCATCGCCCGGCTGCGCGACCCGCGCACGGCAGCCCCCAGCGCCGGCGCGCTGCCTGAGATGCTGGGCAGCGGCAGTGCCCGGCCAAGCTGGCGCGTAGTGCTGATCGCACTGGGCGTGATCGTCGCCTGGATCCTGGTCGCGGTCCTGGTGTCGCGTTTCTTCGCCCCACCCCAACTCGCTCTTGATGCGCCGCAACCGAATTCGGGTGCAAACGGGCCCGGGACGGGAGGCGCTCCGCAACCGGCGCAACCTCCGCGGCACAAGGACACCCCGGACATGCTCGGCTCGTTGCTGGCGTTTGTGCCGGTGTTGCTGATGCTGTTCGTCGGCGGCTTCATCGTATCGCGCCGGCGGCGGCGCCCGGCCGTCACGGCGGCTCACGCCGACGGTCCCGTCGAATCGCCGCCTCTGGAAGCCGCTTCGGAGTCACTGGTTCGTGCCGCCGAAGTCGGGCTGGCTGAGATGACAGACCTCAGCCGCGAACCTCGCGAGGCCATCATCGCCTGCTATGCGGCAATGGAGCGTGAACTTGCCAATGTTCCGGGCGCGGTGCCGCAGGAATTCGACACCCCGACCGAGGTGCTCGCCCGCGCGGTCGAACAGCGTGCGCTGCAGGCGCAGAACGCGGTGCAGTTGGTGAACCTCTTCGAGGAGGCACGGTTCAGTCCGCACGTGATGGACGAGGGACACCGCGAGACCGCGGTCCGCGTGCTCGAACTCGTGCTCGACGAGATCGCCCCACGATCCGGCAGGGCCGCATGA
- a CDS encoding phosphotransferase family protein: protein MANEPALEDVGRMQRSSRDTATVPALISGWLSTKLSATPEVTVESGVDSTGMSSETIILTARWDGHEQKLVARVAPTAQDVPVFPTYRLDHQFEVIRQVGELTDVQVPRVRWIENTGEVLGAPFFLMDYVDGVVPPDVMPYTFGGNWFADAPAEQQRKLQDASVKVLATLHSIPDAQNTFGFLTADLAGGTALRKHFGWVRSWYDFAVPDIGRSPLVERTFGWLQDNWPTEADAREPVLNWGDARVGNVLYRDFEPVAVLDWEMVTLGPRELDVAWMIFAHKVFQELAGLATLPGLPGVMREDDVRATYQRLTGVELSDLNWFYVYSGVMWACVFMRTGARRVHFGEVDKPEDVETLFYHAGLMKRLIGEES, encoded by the coding sequence GTGGCCAATGAACCGGCTCTCGAAGATGTGGGCCGCATGCAACGCTCGAGCCGCGATACCGCCACCGTCCCGGCCCTGATATCGGGGTGGTTGTCGACCAAATTGTCGGCAACACCCGAGGTCACCGTGGAAAGCGGGGTGGACTCGACGGGCATGTCGTCGGAAACCATCATCCTGACCGCGCGGTGGGACGGACACGAGCAGAAGCTCGTCGCCCGGGTCGCACCCACCGCCCAGGACGTTCCGGTCTTCCCGACCTATCGCCTGGACCATCAGTTCGAAGTGATCCGACAGGTCGGTGAGCTGACCGACGTGCAGGTGCCCCGGGTGCGCTGGATCGAGAACACCGGGGAAGTCCTCGGGGCGCCGTTCTTCCTGATGGACTACGTCGACGGCGTGGTACCGCCTGACGTCATGCCGTACACCTTCGGCGGCAACTGGTTTGCCGACGCACCGGCCGAGCAACAACGCAAGCTGCAGGACGCCTCGGTCAAGGTGCTGGCCACCCTGCATTCGATCCCGGACGCGCAGAACACATTCGGCTTCCTCACCGCGGACTTGGCCGGCGGTACCGCGTTGCGCAAGCACTTCGGCTGGGTGAGGTCGTGGTACGACTTCGCGGTCCCCGACATCGGCCGATCTCCGTTGGTGGAGCGCACCTTCGGCTGGCTGCAGGACAATTGGCCAACCGAGGCCGATGCGCGCGAGCCGGTTCTGAACTGGGGCGACGCCCGGGTGGGCAACGTACTTTATCGAGACTTCGAACCAGTGGCGGTGCTGGACTGGGAGATGGTGACCCTGGGCCCGCGGGAACTCGACGTCGCTTGGATGATATTCGCGCACAAGGTCTTTCAAGAGCTAGCGGGGCTGGCGACGTTGCCGGGCCTGCCCGGGGTGATGCGCGAAGACGACGTGCGCGCCACGTATCAACGGCTCACCGGGGTGGAACTCAGCGACCTGAACTGGTTCTACGTGTACTCCGGGGTCATGTGGGCGTGCGTGTTCATGCGCACCGGTGCGCGGCGAGTGCATTTCGGCGAGGTGGACAAACCCGAGGACGTGGAGACGTTGTTCTACCACGCCGGGTTGATGAAACGTCTTATTGGAGAGGAAAGCTAA
- a CDS encoding AAA family ATPase: MPVGSTTAQCEAVLDEIERVVVGKRAALTLILTALLARGHVLIEDLPGLGKTLIARSFASALGLEFTRVQFTPDLLPADLLGSTIYDMQSGRFEFRRGPIFTNLLLGDEINRTPPKTQAALLEAMAEGQVSIDGQTHKLPTPFIVLATDNPIEYEGTYPLPEAQLDRFAIRLELRYLSEQDEAAMLRRRLDRGSAEPIVNQVVDATDLLAMREAVEQVTVHEDVLQYVVSLATATRHHPQVAVGASPRAELDLVQLARARALLLGRDYVIPEDVKALAVPAVAHRITLRPEMWVRKIQGADVVGELLRRLPVPRADRRPT, from the coding sequence ATGCCAGTTGGTTCGACCACGGCCCAGTGTGAGGCGGTACTCGACGAGATCGAACGCGTCGTTGTCGGAAAGCGCGCCGCCCTGACGCTGATCCTGACCGCGCTGCTGGCTCGCGGCCACGTGCTGATCGAAGACCTTCCCGGACTTGGCAAGACGCTGATTGCCCGATCGTTTGCCTCCGCGTTGGGGCTGGAATTCACCCGAGTTCAGTTCACGCCCGACTTGTTGCCCGCCGACCTGCTCGGTTCGACGATCTATGACATGCAGTCGGGGCGTTTCGAATTCCGCCGCGGCCCGATCTTCACCAACCTGCTGCTAGGCGACGAAATCAACCGCACGCCGCCCAAGACACAGGCCGCGCTGCTCGAGGCGATGGCCGAGGGGCAGGTCAGCATTGACGGCCAAACCCACAAGCTGCCAACGCCTTTCATCGTGCTGGCCACCGACAACCCGATCGAGTACGAAGGCACCTACCCGTTGCCGGAGGCTCAGTTGGACCGGTTCGCCATCCGGCTGGAACTGCGCTACCTCTCCGAGCAGGACGAGGCGGCGATGCTGCGCCGGCGCCTGGATCGTGGTTCGGCGGAGCCGATAGTCAACCAGGTCGTCGATGCGACCGATCTGCTGGCGATGCGCGAAGCGGTGGAGCAGGTCACGGTGCACGAGGATGTGCTGCAGTATGTGGTGTCGCTGGCCACCGCGACCCGGCACCATCCGCAGGTCGCCGTCGGTGCCAGTCCGCGCGCCGAACTGGACCTGGTTCAACTCGCCCGCGCCCGCGCCTTGTTGTTGGGCCGCGACTACGTGATTCCGGAAGACGTCAAGGCGCTCGCCGTCCCCGCTGTCGCCCACCGGATCACGCTGCGTCCGGAGATGTGGGTGCGCAAGATTCAGGGCGCCGACGTGGTCGGGGAACTGTTGCGGCGCCTTCCCGTACCACGAGCCGACCGCCGGCCCACGTGA